From one Culex quinquefasciatus strain JHB chromosome 3, VPISU_Cqui_1.0_pri_paternal, whole genome shotgun sequence genomic stretch:
- the LOC6032731 gene encoding ecdysone 20-monooxygenase isoform X3, translated as MSVTIVLFYVIITAFMLMSYSHKPRKILETAKGYLLQLLHLSNNNAPTMIHVPPDDGLAPQRVNNVWDIPGPQRWPLVGTKWIYITGRYKIAKMHDAFVDLHKRYGNVALEVDRVPVVHLFDRADIEKVLKYPSRYPYRPPTEIVEHYRRSRPDRFASTGIVNTQGEQWHELRVKLTSGITSRKILLAFIPSLNEICDDFVELIRRKRDANGCVKDFQDLANTVGLEIICCLVLGRRMGFLSGDRQRNEKFGKLAEAVKSTFVYISRSYYGFKLWKYLPTQLYQDYVRCEEIIYDTIAEIVNEALQEEQQQCSEDDVRSIFLSILQTEGLDTKDKIAGIIDLIHAAIETFSNTLSFLLHNLSNLPEKQHKISQEFDSVNPVTSTEMSNATFTKACIKESYRISPTTPCLARILEEDFVLSGYHLKTGTVVICHTRVACQNEQNFRNADKFVPERWLEQVDENQNVYKLDEPGAPLVLPFGTGRRMCPGHRIIDIELTLVMAKIFQQFEVEYHSDLDTQFQFLLAPGTPIEVIFRDRN; from the exons ATGTCGGTGACGATCGTCCTGTTCTACGTGATCATCACCGCGTTCATGCTGATGTCGTACAGCCACAAACCGCGCAAGATACTGGAAACCGCCAAGGGCTATCTGTTGCAGCTGCTTCACCTGAGCAACAACAACGCACCGACGATGATACACGTGCCGCCCGATGACGGCCTGGCACCACAGCGGGTCAACAACGTGTGGGACATTCCGGGCCCGCAGCGGTGGCCACTGGTCGGGACCAAGTGGATCTACATCACCGGCCGCTACAAGATTGCCAAAATGCACGACGCGTTCGTGGATCTGCACAAGCGGTACGGCAACGTCGCACTCGAGGTGGATCGCGTTCCGGTGGTGCATCTGTTTGACCGGGCCGACATTGAGAAGGTGCTGAAGTACCCCAGTCGGTATCCGTACCGGCCGCCGACGGAAATTGTCGAGCACTATCGAAGAAGCCGGCCGGACCGGTTTGCCAGCACGGGAATCGTGAACAC ACAAGGCGAACAGTGGCACGAACTCCGGGTCAAGCTGACCTCCGGCATCACGTCCAGAAAGATTCTGCTAGCGTTCATTCCCTCGCTGAACGAAATCTGCGACGATTTTGTGGAGCTTATTCGACGCAAACGTGACGCAAATGGCTGCGTCAAGGACTTCCAGGATCTGGCCAACACCGTTGGTCTTGAAA TTATTTGCTGCCTCGTGCTGGGCCGCCGGATGGGCTTCCTGAGCGGCGACCGGCAGAGGAACGAAAAGTTTGGAAAGCTGGCCGAGGCCGTCAAGTCGACGTTCGTGTACATCAGCCGCAGCTACTACGGGTTCAAGCTGTGGAAGTACCTGCCGACGCAGCTGTACCAGGATTacgtgcgctgcgaggagatcATTTACGA taCCATTGCGGAGATTGTAAACGAAGCGCTGCAAGAAGAGCAGCAGCAGTGCTCGGAGGATGATGTGCGGAGTATTTTCCTGAGCATTTTGCAGACTGAGGGGCTTGATACGAAGGATAAGATTGCCGGTATCATCGATCTGATTCATGCGGCGATTGAGACG TTCTCTAACACTCTCTCATTCCTGCTGCACAACTTGAGCAACCTCCCAGAGAAGCAGCATAAGATATCGCAGGAATTCGACTCGGTCAATCCGGTCACCAGCACCGAGATGTCCAACGCCACATTCACCAAGGCGTGCATCAAGGAGTCGTACCGGATTTCGCCAACTACTCCGTGCCTGGCCCGGATCCTCGAGGAGGACTTTGTCCTGTCCGGCTACCACCTAAAAACTGGG ACGGTAGTTATCTGCCATACGCGCGTTGCGTGCCAAAACGAGCAAAACTTCCGCAACGCGGACAAGTTCGTGCCCGAGCGGTGGCTCGAGCAGGTCGACGAAAACCAGAACGTCTACAAGCTGGACGAGCCGGGAGCTCCGCTGGTGCTGCCGTTCGGAACGGGCCGCCGAATGTGCCCCGGCCATCGGATCATCGACATCGAGCTGACCCTCGTGATGGCCAAG ATCTTCCAGCAGTTTGAAGTCGAGTACCACAGTGACCTCGATACGCAGTTCCAGTTCCTGCTGGCGCCGGGAACCCCGATCGAGGTTATTTTCCGCGATCGAAACTAA
- the LOC6032731 gene encoding ecdysone 20-monooxygenase isoform X2 — protein MDIFRPPDEKMSVTIVLFYVIITAFMLMSYSHKPRKILETAKGYLLQLLHLSNNNAPTMIHVPPDDGLAPQRVNNVWDIPGPQRWPLVGTKWIYITGRYKIAKMHDAFVDLHKRYGNVALEVDRVPVVHLFDRADIEKVLKYPSRYPYRPPTEIVEHYRRSRPDRFASTGIVNTQGEQWHELRVKLTSGITSRKILLAFIPSLNEICDDFVELIRRKRDANGCVKDFQDLANTVGLEIICCLVLGRRMGFLSGDRQRNEKFGKLAEAVKSTFVYISRSYYGFKLWKYLPTQLYQDYVRCEEIIYDTIAEIVNEALQEEQQQCSEDDVRSIFLSILQTEGLDTKDKIAGIIDLIHAAIETFSNTLSFLLHNLSNLPEKQHKISQEFDSVNPVTSTEMSNATFTKACIKESYRISPTTPCLARILEEDFVLSGYHLKTGTVVICHTRVACQNEQNFRNADKFVPERWLEQVDENQNVYKLDEPGAPLVLPFGTGRRMCPGHRIIDIELTLVMAKIFQQFEVEYHSDLDTQFQFLLAPGTPIEVIFRDRN, from the exons ACATTTTCCGCCCGCCGGACGAAAAAATGTCGGTGACGATCGTCCTGTTCTACGTGATCATCACCGCGTTCATGCTGATGTCGTACAGCCACAAACCGCGCAAGATACTGGAAACCGCCAAGGGCTATCTGTTGCAGCTGCTTCACCTGAGCAACAACAACGCACCGACGATGATACACGTGCCGCCCGATGACGGCCTGGCACCACAGCGGGTCAACAACGTGTGGGACATTCCGGGCCCGCAGCGGTGGCCACTGGTCGGGACCAAGTGGATCTACATCACCGGCCGCTACAAGATTGCCAAAATGCACGACGCGTTCGTGGATCTGCACAAGCGGTACGGCAACGTCGCACTCGAGGTGGATCGCGTTCCGGTGGTGCATCTGTTTGACCGGGCCGACATTGAGAAGGTGCTGAAGTACCCCAGTCGGTATCCGTACCGGCCGCCGACGGAAATTGTCGAGCACTATCGAAGAAGCCGGCCGGACCGGTTTGCCAGCACGGGAATCGTGAACAC ACAAGGCGAACAGTGGCACGAACTCCGGGTCAAGCTGACCTCCGGCATCACGTCCAGAAAGATTCTGCTAGCGTTCATTCCCTCGCTGAACGAAATCTGCGACGATTTTGTGGAGCTTATTCGACGCAAACGTGACGCAAATGGCTGCGTCAAGGACTTCCAGGATCTGGCCAACACCGTTGGTCTTGAAA TTATTTGCTGCCTCGTGCTGGGCCGCCGGATGGGCTTCCTGAGCGGCGACCGGCAGAGGAACGAAAAGTTTGGAAAGCTGGCCGAGGCCGTCAAGTCGACGTTCGTGTACATCAGCCGCAGCTACTACGGGTTCAAGCTGTGGAAGTACCTGCCGACGCAGCTGTACCAGGATTacgtgcgctgcgaggagatcATTTACGA taCCATTGCGGAGATTGTAAACGAAGCGCTGCAAGAAGAGCAGCAGCAGTGCTCGGAGGATGATGTGCGGAGTATTTTCCTGAGCATTTTGCAGACTGAGGGGCTTGATACGAAGGATAAGATTGCCGGTATCATCGATCTGATTCATGCGGCGATTGAGACG TTCTCTAACACTCTCTCATTCCTGCTGCACAACTTGAGCAACCTCCCAGAGAAGCAGCATAAGATATCGCAGGAATTCGACTCGGTCAATCCGGTCACCAGCACCGAGATGTCCAACGCCACATTCACCAAGGCGTGCATCAAGGAGTCGTACCGGATTTCGCCAACTACTCCGTGCCTGGCCCGGATCCTCGAGGAGGACTTTGTCCTGTCCGGCTACCACCTAAAAACTGGG ACGGTAGTTATCTGCCATACGCGCGTTGCGTGCCAAAACGAGCAAAACTTCCGCAACGCGGACAAGTTCGTGCCCGAGCGGTGGCTCGAGCAGGTCGACGAAAACCAGAACGTCTACAAGCTGGACGAGCCGGGAGCTCCGCTGGTGCTGCCGTTCGGAACGGGCCGCCGAATGTGCCCCGGCCATCGGATCATCGACATCGAGCTGACCCTCGTGATGGCCAAG ATCTTCCAGCAGTTTGAAGTCGAGTACCACAGTGACCTCGATACGCAGTTCCAGTTCCTGCTGGCGCCGGGAACCCCGATCGAGGTTATTTTCCGCGATCGAAACTAA
- the LOC6032731 gene encoding ecdysone 20-monooxygenase isoform X1 codes for MITKLEAEVQLITDIFRPPDEKMSVTIVLFYVIITAFMLMSYSHKPRKILETAKGYLLQLLHLSNNNAPTMIHVPPDDGLAPQRVNNVWDIPGPQRWPLVGTKWIYITGRYKIAKMHDAFVDLHKRYGNVALEVDRVPVVHLFDRADIEKVLKYPSRYPYRPPTEIVEHYRRSRPDRFASTGIVNTQGEQWHELRVKLTSGITSRKILLAFIPSLNEICDDFVELIRRKRDANGCVKDFQDLANTVGLEIICCLVLGRRMGFLSGDRQRNEKFGKLAEAVKSTFVYISRSYYGFKLWKYLPTQLYQDYVRCEEIIYDTIAEIVNEALQEEQQQCSEDDVRSIFLSILQTEGLDTKDKIAGIIDLIHAAIETFSNTLSFLLHNLSNLPEKQHKISQEFDSVNPVTSTEMSNATFTKACIKESYRISPTTPCLARILEEDFVLSGYHLKTGTVVICHTRVACQNEQNFRNADKFVPERWLEQVDENQNVYKLDEPGAPLVLPFGTGRRMCPGHRIIDIELTLVMAKIFQQFEVEYHSDLDTQFQFLLAPGTPIEVIFRDRN; via the exons ACATTTTCCGCCCGCCGGACGAAAAAATGTCGGTGACGATCGTCCTGTTCTACGTGATCATCACCGCGTTCATGCTGATGTCGTACAGCCACAAACCGCGCAAGATACTGGAAACCGCCAAGGGCTATCTGTTGCAGCTGCTTCACCTGAGCAACAACAACGCACCGACGATGATACACGTGCCGCCCGATGACGGCCTGGCACCACAGCGGGTCAACAACGTGTGGGACATTCCGGGCCCGCAGCGGTGGCCACTGGTCGGGACCAAGTGGATCTACATCACCGGCCGCTACAAGATTGCCAAAATGCACGACGCGTTCGTGGATCTGCACAAGCGGTACGGCAACGTCGCACTCGAGGTGGATCGCGTTCCGGTGGTGCATCTGTTTGACCGGGCCGACATTGAGAAGGTGCTGAAGTACCCCAGTCGGTATCCGTACCGGCCGCCGACGGAAATTGTCGAGCACTATCGAAGAAGCCGGCCGGACCGGTTTGCCAGCACGGGAATCGTGAACAC ACAAGGCGAACAGTGGCACGAACTCCGGGTCAAGCTGACCTCCGGCATCACGTCCAGAAAGATTCTGCTAGCGTTCATTCCCTCGCTGAACGAAATCTGCGACGATTTTGTGGAGCTTATTCGACGCAAACGTGACGCAAATGGCTGCGTCAAGGACTTCCAGGATCTGGCCAACACCGTTGGTCTTGAAA TTATTTGCTGCCTCGTGCTGGGCCGCCGGATGGGCTTCCTGAGCGGCGACCGGCAGAGGAACGAAAAGTTTGGAAAGCTGGCCGAGGCCGTCAAGTCGACGTTCGTGTACATCAGCCGCAGCTACTACGGGTTCAAGCTGTGGAAGTACCTGCCGACGCAGCTGTACCAGGATTacgtgcgctgcgaggagatcATTTACGA taCCATTGCGGAGATTGTAAACGAAGCGCTGCAAGAAGAGCAGCAGCAGTGCTCGGAGGATGATGTGCGGAGTATTTTCCTGAGCATTTTGCAGACTGAGGGGCTTGATACGAAGGATAAGATTGCCGGTATCATCGATCTGATTCATGCGGCGATTGAGACG TTCTCTAACACTCTCTCATTCCTGCTGCACAACTTGAGCAACCTCCCAGAGAAGCAGCATAAGATATCGCAGGAATTCGACTCGGTCAATCCGGTCACCAGCACCGAGATGTCCAACGCCACATTCACCAAGGCGTGCATCAAGGAGTCGTACCGGATTTCGCCAACTACTCCGTGCCTGGCCCGGATCCTCGAGGAGGACTTTGTCCTGTCCGGCTACCACCTAAAAACTGGG ACGGTAGTTATCTGCCATACGCGCGTTGCGTGCCAAAACGAGCAAAACTTCCGCAACGCGGACAAGTTCGTGCCCGAGCGGTGGCTCGAGCAGGTCGACGAAAACCAGAACGTCTACAAGCTGGACGAGCCGGGAGCTCCGCTGGTGCTGCCGTTCGGAACGGGCCGCCGAATGTGCCCCGGCCATCGGATCATCGACATCGAGCTGACCCTCGTGATGGCCAAG ATCTTCCAGCAGTTTGAAGTCGAGTACCACAGTGACCTCGATACGCAGTTCCAGTTCCTGCTGGCGCCGGGAACCCCGATCGAGGTTATTTTCCGCGATCGAAACTAA